The segment ATATACAGAGGGTTTTTACGCACCTAGTGTCTCGCCTGAGGTCTTATCCTCTTCATCCTGGTTTTGAGGAGCACTGGTCTCCTCAAGTTCAGAAGTCATCATCTCAGTTTCATCAAAACTCTTCAACTCATCACCACCTCGTCCTTTACGCTACAAGAGAATTGTTCAGATGTCAAATACAATAATTCCAAAATGTCTATCCTGGTGCTGTTGTCATCCCATCATCCTGTTGCAGCCATCCATCTTTTTGTTTAATCAATAGTCAACCTATAAAACGAATTTAACAATCTTTTAAAATGAAGTCATACATTATGAATGCATGCATTAAAATGAGCTAGAAGGAACACAGACATTATACTGAAATGCTTTTTCATGGACTTCACatactacaacaacaaaataaaataaataaaagatgcaACGTACAACCTAGCTCATAATGACTACATACATAGACAGTGACTGACAGGTGCATAGCAGCATGCACAATATACATTAAAGTAGcccagaataaaataaatgaaacaaagtcACAGATAACAGATATACATacagctataaaaaaaataataataaaaaaaaaggcagactAGCAGTCAGAATGCCACTGATAACAGACAGCCTGAGGCCAGCAACATGcaatttcagtttcagtgttgACAGAGCTGAGTACTGATtaactatttctttaaacagattttaaatgaGCTGTATGTATCCAAGTCTCTGATAGCAGCTGGGATGGAGTTCCATTCTGATGCAGCTTAAACCGAAAATGCAGACTGACTGAAATTACTTTTTCTTAATGGGATAATACAATCTCCTCTTGCTGACCCTCTTGTGCGATGATAtgcagttgttgttgtagtaaCAAACTGACTGAGTGGGGCAGAAGTCAGTCCTTGTATAATCTTGTACATGAGACaagtatttacatatttaaatcaGATTTGCCCAGCTCAAAAAGTTGTATTTTGCTAATATTGGGCAATGATGAAAACGTACAGACTTTGTCCAGAACTTTGTTTATACAGTGACTGTAATAGTAGTAACGTATCCCCTGGCATACCTGTTGTTCATAGATTTTGAGTGCCTTTTTGACATTGGAGATCTTTGGTGAGCGAATTGGCAGAGCCTTGATTTCACTGGGAGTAAGAGCACTGAGGTCACCAACTGTTTTGATGTTTCGGGCTCGAACAAGCTGCCCAAAGCCCCGAGACCTATGAGGAGAATGAACAGCAGTCACACATAAATACACCTGATAAGATTTAAgagagatttttctttttgaccCAATAGAAAACATCTTCCTTTCATTAACACTGTGCCTTCCTCACCACATGTTGGAGGATATCTGAGGCAGCACAGCTTCTACAGGTGCAGAGCAGCCAACCAGGGCAGGGTAGATACAGTCTCTGGAGACAGGCCGCGGCTCTTGgctcatttcagaaatctgtcaGGGGCGTTACATCTACCATTAGGACCAACAGGCTCCAACTGTTAACCAAACTAATacaatttaaagctgcacaCTGAATCAAAACAAAATGGTGAAGGATGTTTAGTAGAATTAGTATCGACTGAGCTTTTTAACCACCCACTGTGCTTGTCATTTTTTGCATACCAGGCATTTCTTGGAGCTCTTGTAACCTGGACTATGCAGATTTCTGGGACTAAAGACCAGCAAGCCTTTTGTTGGAGTAGTGACATACTAGAACAAGAAGCAGAGGGGAGTCAGGTTAGATCAAAGCAGATCATTTGCTAAAGAAACGTTTGGTTTCATGTGGATCAGAAATACGGCAATTAAGAACAATGCTGGCCTCATTTCCACCTTAGGCTGTGGCACACTGCTAACTTTGGATCTCCTAGGCGAGCTGGTTCTGATGGCAGGGCTGCGACGATCAATGTCATCTGCTACTTCCTGATGTTGGATTGGATTAGCAAAGGATACACGCCTGGACTACAAAgttaaaaagcagaaaataaagTTACTTTCACCCACATTACAAATGGTCAGATTTTTATAGCAGAACttgtgtatttaaaatgttttttgaaatttACAAGTGCTGTGTCACTTACTTTGACAAGAGGTGAGGGAGTCTCATCCTCTAGTGGTCTCTTCTGGCCCTTTTTAAGAATACTGGTCGATGGGGAGGCTGAAGGAGACCAGGTTCCTTTGGTTCGGCCACTACTGGGGCTGTGGATGACATCCGTCTCCATTACAGCCTCCAggtcattttgttttgctggagaATCCAGAAAAGCATCTTTGCTCGTCGATTCTGATAACACTGATGTATTGCAGACATCAACCAAATTTGCTACGACATTGTTCTCATCGTTGGCGGTCTCAGTTTCCTCTTCATCCTGACACTCTACACTCTGGGTTTTGCCGTCTTTATCGCTCTCCTGTAGAGGTGTGATGTCATCACCGGCGCTGGCCTCTGTGTGCTCGTTTGTTGATTGGCCTTCTTTGATGGAGGCagactcttcctcctcctttgaAAAATCCGGTACGACATCTAGACACTCCATTTGATTTTGTCCAAAAGAGGTGCTGTGACTGTCCTCAGCTGCATCCTCCACTGGAACTGGACGTTCGTGGTGGTTTGAGTCCAaatcatcattttgtttttctgtaacaTTCTCAACAGACTCGGATGCTTGAGGTGCAGCTTCCTCCTCTGAAGTCTGCAGTTTCTCTGTTGTCTCATTAGGTGGCACCAGTGCGTCCACAGATGGGTCACAGGGCACATTTTCAGTACAGATTCCAACTGATTCGAGCATTTCAGCAGATTGCAAGTCCTGAGAGTCACTTTCTTGTAAAGAGGCATCATCCATGTTCGTTTCAGAGCGCTCTTGTCTTTGCCCCTCCTTGTGAGGGGACAGACCGAGCGATTTGCTCTTTGTGTCTTCAGTCTCAGTTTTCTGAACAGTATCAACCTCTACCTCCATTGGAGATTCTTCGTTACGTTCCTCCTCAACGTTATGTGTAACTTGGAGCGACTCAGAACCCTGTAGATGTTGGGTTTTTAATGAATCCTCTAAATCAGTGTCAGTTTTTTTATCTTCTATGCTTTGTGTATCTGCCTTTTTAGAAGTATCAGAATCATCCTTTACAATATCATTGGTCATTTTGTCTTTAGATTCAAGAGTGAGAGGACTCTGAAGAGATGCTCGAGGTTTCCTGCCTCTCTTTTTGAGCATAGGTGAATTGTCCCTGGCCTCCGAGGATTCAGACTCTGAGGACTCTATATTGGCTACTAAGGCTTGAGAAGATCTTCGTCTTGAGTATCTGCCCCTGCCTTGAGAGGACTCCGTTGATCCAGCAACATCTAATGACTGAGAACTCTGTGGGGTGGAGCTCGGACTCGACACTGACTGCTCCTCTTGTACTTTGCTCCTTCTGGTCCTACCTCCAATTCTGGCCTCTTCCTGGACGACCGCTGACAATGCTGCCTGAGAACTGGACCTACTCTGCCTTCCTAATGAATCCTTACTTTCACTTTTATCTTCAGACCCTGCTGCCTCAGATGATTTGCTTCTCCGGGATCTACGCACAGACTGACTGTCAGAAGACGAAGGTGTGATCACTTCAGAGTCCTCTTGACTAAGATTGTCATCCATACCTTctcttgtcttgtgtttgtcATTGACCTCGGATTCATTCACCAACTTTGTTGTGCTTGTATCTTGGGATTCGTTGTTAGTTGGAGAAGTGATTGTCTGAGATGCTCTCTTTCCCTttttaggttttttttctttaagctCAAATTCTTGGGATCCAGTTTGAATGGAAGGAGTGGTCATTTGAGAATCTTTTAGTCTATCATCATCTTTTTCGGTCTGTTCTACAAGCTCAAACTCTTGGGATGTACCACCAGTTTGAGAAGAGGTCACTTTTAGTTTATCACTGTGTTTTTCAGTCTGTTCCGTCTGTTCTACAAGCTTAGACTCTTGGGATGTACCACCAGTTTGAGAAGAGGTCACTTTTAGTTTATCACTGTGTTTTTCAGTCTGTTCCGTCTGTTCTACAAGCTTAGACTCTTGGNNNNNNNNNNNNNNNNNNNNACTCTTGGGATGTACCACCAGTTTGAGAAGAGGTCACTTTTAGTTTATCACTGTGTTTTTCAGTCTGTTCCGTCTGTTCTACAAGCTTAGACTCTTGGGATGTACCACCAGTTTGAGAAGAGGTCACTTTTAGTTTATCACTGTGTTTTTCAGTCTGTTCCGTCTGTTCTACAAGCTTAGACTCTTGGGATGTACCACCAGTTTGAGAAGAGGTCACTTTTAGTTTATCACTGTGTTTTTCAGTCTGTTCCGTCTGTTCTACAAGCTTAGACTCTTGGGATGTACCACCAGTTTGAGAAGAGGTCACTTTTAGTTTATCACTGTGTTTTTCAGTCTGTTCCGTCTGTTCTACAAGCTTAGACTCTTGGGATGTACCACCAGTTTGAGAAGAGGTCACTTTTAGTTTATCACTGTGTTTTTCAGTCTGTTCCGTCTGTTCTACAAGCTTAGACTCTTGGGATGTACCACCAGTTTGAGAAGAGGTCACTTTTAGTTTATCACTGTGTTTTTCAGTCTGTTCCGTCTGTTCTACAAGCTTAGACTCTTGGGATGTACCACCAGTTTGAGAAGAGGTCACTTTTAGTTTATCACTGTGTTTTTCAGTCTGTTCCGTCTGTTCTACAAGCTTAGACTCTTGGGATGTACCACCAGTTTGAGAAGAGGTCACTTTTAGTTTATCACTGTGTTTTTCAGTCTGTTCCGTCTGTTCTACAAGCTTAGACTCTTGGGATATACCACCAGTTTGAAGGGAAGGAGTGATGATTTGAGAATCTTTTAGTTTATCATCTTGTTTAATCTGTTCTACAAGCTCAAACTCCTGGGATGTACCATCAGTTTGAGGGGAAGGAGTGATCATTTGATAATCTTTCTTTGGCTTATCACCATCCTTTTCGACCTGTTCTACAATCTCATGTGTGGCAGTTTGGCTGAACTCTTCTTTGTCAGGCAAAAGATTTTTCTTCATTCCATCTTTCTCCTTGGTGTCTAGTGATTTGCTCCGCCGACCTTGCCTACCCTGTGACTGGCTTTCGTAATCAGACTGTGTTTCCGTTTGGCTGGACTCATGCGCTCTACTGCTTCTCCTTCTGGGTTCAGGTTGATCAAGGAACTCTGAATTGCTGTACAATTTGATCTTCTTGTGTGCTCTGCCCTGAGAATTGGTTTGCCTCGACTCAGTCTTGTCCTTCTGAGCCCTGCTTCGTAATCTGTCTCTGCCATTGTCCTCCTCAGCAGCCTGCTTACTTCGCGTGTTTGGTCTGCTTTGCACTGAGCTCGACTTAGGAGAATTGCTTTTAGGTTCTTCTCCAGAACGTCTCCTTTTGAACTGCGTGTATTTATCTTCGCGTTCATCGGGGTCCTCTCCGGGTAGCAGAGGTCTGACTCTGTAACGTCCAGACCGCCTGGGTTCACCTGGAGAGGTCTGGGTCACAGAGGATTGAGAATCATCGAGAGTTGGTTCAGATTCCTCTTCCTGGCTTGAAGGCATCATTTCCTCTATTTCTGTACTCTCCTTGGCCTCCACTTCTGCCTGGGTGTCTGGGATAACATCTTCATCCTCTGTCGCATCACTGGGCATCCTCTCAGTCAGTTTAACTGGCTCACTTCTTGTCCCAGAGTCTTTTGGCCTTCGAGGAGACTCTGTGGCATCATTCACTGGAGACTGCAA is part of the Micropterus dolomieu isolate WLL.071019.BEF.003 ecotype Adirondacks linkage group LG07, ASM2129224v1, whole genome shotgun sequence genome and harbors:
- the rif1 gene encoding telomere-associated protein RIF1 isoform X6 codes for the protein MWEEDQQDLILVSCPTHSHCHQFKSERSGPCGPDCCEERNALRGSKKDRQGCEVLTMMLQVLQSIVTSEAVPANKVLILFEATVKGLPQRVLGSASYQVGKMDVLNGTPALFLILLLYNSSMLSAYIEDERFFQCLQTLVGCGLSGPTSPLAFAEAVLGAIRRSAGSVQNKERLWMMWSVMVSPLTDTITQSNEVNQGDALEHNFSAIHSALLFPVTHLLRGAPLQQAAQKSMLSSWSKLYKVFARCSALVVTAEENICCEELCTKMTAAIDRDALIVPSTLNAVASFLHVMVECVDFSPYTPQFQQKLKSPHTPVNWMKKRNKVLGNLSTFQSLLVQCLEVYLEGPEASSEATGLALVTVLSALFTNLVLANTVKEALTSLIHPLTLFYKQAASEPPKFNSQLLGKLEKLPCEVLGCLQTRSTLAYNDELLALLSPLLCVLFPHKNKQLRTTVVQFWNSTFANSVSLTYPDEIRPVLSQVKQKTPIILPGFEVVSVPDELSGQYSSESSQLETKLSGMPVSSAGKRDSLLGKAAELKDRSSTKTSKPVSTKLDFGSPKPPRREVLEEEASIDFVFIPPETKERVLTEHQKEVKRTKRVDIPAMYNNLDASLDTTVFTQYTQSQEDSSDKVQTEQAEEVTKETSGTVLLEAVENEEDNEILTTDTQDYASPRAGDNMTENQEQEEMIPESAEVSMEDDAKSDDKAEDMDIQSKEGTSPNMSGSSDLVSGTPQKPNSRRQSFITLEKYAEGKPASPSSVSTFTGPLIKTSNSQERSNTKKTSSSKASTAPNVQDSQSAQTGKMNLQSPVNDATESPRRPKDSGTRSEPVKLTERMPSDATEDEDVIPDTQAEVEAKESTEIEEMMPSSQEEESEPTLDDSQSSVTQTSPGEPRRSGRYRVRPLLPGEDPDEREDKYTQFKRRRSGEEPKSNSPKSSSVQSRPNTRSKQAAEEDNGRDRLRSRAQKDKTESRQTNSQGRAHKKIKLYSNSEFLDQPEPRRRSSRAHESSQTETQSDYESQSQGRQGRRSKSLDTKEKDGMKKNLLPDKEEFSQTATHEIVEQVEKDGDKPKKDYQMITPSPQTDGTSQEFELVEQIKQDDKLKDSQIITPSLQTGGISQESKLVEQTEQTEKHSDKLKVTSSQTGGTSQESKLVEQTEQTEKHSDKLKVTSSQTGGTSQESKLVEQTEQTEKHSDKLKVTSSQTGGTSQESKLVEQTEQTEKHSDKLKVTSSQTGGTSQESKLVEQTEQTEKHSDKLKVTSSQTGGTSQESKLVEQTEQTEKHSDKLKVTSSQTGGTSQESKLVEQTEQTEKHSDKLKVTSSQTGGTSQESKLVEQTEQTEKHSDKLKVTSSQTGGTSQESKLVEQTEQTEKHSDKLKVTSSQTGGTSQESKLVEQTEQTEKHSDKLKVTSSQTGGTSQEFELVEQTEKDDDRLKDSQMTTPSIQTGSQEFELKEKKPKKGKRASQTITSPTNNESQDTSTTKLVNESEVNDKHKTREGMDDNLSQEDSEVITPSSSDSQSVRRSRRSKSSEAAGSEDKSESKDSLGRQSRSSSQAALSAVVQEEARIGGRTRRSKVQEEQSVSSPSSTPQSSQSLDVAGSTESSQGRGRYSRRRSSQALVANIESSESESSEARDNSPMLKKRGRKPRASLQSPLTLESKDKMTNDIVKDDSDTSKKADTQSIEDKKTDTDLEDSLKTQHLQGSESLQVTHNVEEERNEESPMEVEVDTVQKTETEDTKSKSLGLSPHKEGQRQERSETNMDDASLQESDSQDLQSAEMLESVGICTENVPCDPSVDALVPPNETTEKLQTSEEEAAPQASESVENVTEKQNDDLDSNHHERPVPVEDAAEDSHSTSFGQNQMECLDVVPDFSKEEEESASIKEGQSTNEHTEASAGDDITPLQESDKDGKTQSVECQDEEETETANDENNVVANLVDVCNTSVLSESTSKDAFLDSPAKQNDLEAVMETDVIHSPSSGRTKGTWSPSASPSTSILKKGQKRPLEDETPSPLVKSRRVSFANPIQHQEVADDIDRRSPAIRTSSPRRSKVSSVPQPKYVTTPTKGLLVFSPRNLHSPGYKSSKKCLISEMSQEPRPVSRDCIYPALVGCSAPVEAVLPQISSNMWSRGFGQLVRARNIKTVGDLSALTPSEIKALPIRSPKISNVKKALKIYEQQRKGRGGDELKSFDETEMMTSELEETSAPQNQDEEDKTSGETLATELMDEPVSDDGRPEQESSGNPTPDTLVGQRRPAGHPEGLLSEVEALTCRMTPLELGYCSPQQLVQMHDQLGGMMRRVVVELQTRLCQTDGKP
- the rif1 gene encoding telomere-associated protein RIF1 isoform X3, encoding MMATVDPPSSSSLLPLMESLEDSTAGQSEQTDAYLTIANRLSGEEGRQFLPAIEKHFSRLGKATLAHITSPNAELSQAALQALGFCLYHSHVASGVSETFAEELLSALCSLVMKSTDKNTCTRALWVISKQNFPPHVVAKKVSSILGALESVWSREDVQSAVMEHEALNVVIRMVEQVPAQMGDGAVRWAKLVIPLVVHSASKVRLRAAAAVEMGMPLLLEKQMDVAAIIEPMMSSKLIPELQKLFMSKNETNVLKLWPLFVKLLGKLLHRGGPFINSLLHLEELGFRSSSPTIKKIAFIAWKSLIDNFALNPDILCSSKRMKLLMQPLTSIHVRTEALLLTKVEVWWYLVVQLGPNLSPNFDQVSVPLLQCTIGSDSSSVPGTPSRAVGQNGAVAPGTPKTGTSGFNSPASTPRMSLNSSVQIPSTFPSIQLLGLEMLLHYFLGPEVIAAASKNKLNLSLEPLNHPLLSGASSFTKHAAVLTSNIRDGFISIGKDAPDPLLAVIWNGLVQSVNLTIESVGSKKDRQGCEVLTMMLQVLQSIVTSEAVPANKVLILFEATVKGLPQRVLGSASYQVGKMDVLNGTPALFLILLLYNSSMLSAYIEDERFFQCLQTLVGCGLSGPTSPLAFAEAVLGAIRRSAGSVQNKERLWMMWSVMVSPLTDTITQSNEVNQGDALEHNFSAIHSALLFPVTHLLRGAPLQQAAQKSMLSSWSKLYKVFARCSALVVTAEENICCEELCTKMTAAIDRDALIVPSTLNAVASFLHVMVECVDFSPYTPQFQQKLKSPHTPVNWMKKRNKVLGNLSTFQSLLVQCLEVYLEGPEASSEATGLALVTVLSALFTNLVLANTVKEALTSLIHPLTLFYKQAASEPPKFNSQLLGKLEKLPCEVLGCLQTRSTLAYNDELLALLSPLLCVLFPHKNKQLRTTVVQFWNSTFANSVSLTYPDEIRPVLSQVKQKTPIILPGFEVVSVPDELSGQYSSESSQLETKLSGMPVSSAGKRDSLLGKAAELKDRSSTKTSKPVSTKLDFGSPKPPRREVLEEEASIDFVFIPPETKERVLTEHQKEVKRTKRVDIPAMYNNLDASLDTTVFTQYTQSQEDSSDKVQTEQAEEVTKETSGTVLLEAVENEEDNEILTTDTQDYASPRAGDNMTENQEQEEMIPESAEVSMEDDAKSDDKAEDMDIQSKEGTSPNMSGSSDLVSGTPQKPNSRRQSFITLEKYAEGKPASPSSVSTFTGPLIKTSNSQERSNTKKTSSSKASTAPNVQDSQSAQTGKMNLQSPVNDATESPRRPKDSGTRSEPVKLTERMPSDATEDEDVIPDTQAEVEAKESTEIEEMMPSSQEEESEPTLDDSQSSVTQTSPGEPRRSGRYRVRPLLPGEDPDEREDKYTQFKRRRSGEEPKSNSPKSSSVQSRPNTRSKQAAEEDNGRDRLRSRAQKDKTESRQTNSQGRAHKKIKLYSNSEFLDQPEPRRRSSRAHESSQTETQSDYESQSQGRQGRRSKSLDTKEKDGMKKNLLPDKEEFSQTATHEIVEQVEKDGDKPKKDYQMITPSPQTDGTSQEFELVEQIKQDDKLKDSQIITPSLQTGGISQESKLVEQTEQTEKHSDKLKVTSSQTGGTSQESKLVEQTEQTEKHSDKLKVTSSQTGGTSQESKLVEQTEQTEKHSDKLKVTSSQTGGTSQESKLVEQTEQTEKHSDKLKVTSSQTGGTSQESKLVEQTEQTEKHSDKLKVTSSQTGGTSQESKLVEQTEQTEKHSDKLKVTSSQTGGTSQESKLVEQTEQTEKHSDKLKVTSSQTGGTSQESKLVEQTEQTEKHSDKLKVTSSQTGGTSQESKLVEQTEQTEKHSDKLKVTSSQTGGTSQEFELVEQTEKDDDRLKDSQMTTPSIQTGSQEFELKEKKPKKGKRASQTITSPTNNESQDTSTTKLVNESEVNDKHKTREGMDDNLSQEDSEVITPSSSDSQSVRRSRRSKSSEAAGSEDKSESKDSLGRQSRSSSQAALSAVVQEEARIGGRTRRSKVQEEQSVSSPSSTPQSSQSLDVAGSTESSQGRGRYSRRRSSQALVANIESSESESSEARDNSPMLKKRGRKPRASLQSPLTLESKDKMTNDIVKDDSDTSKKADTQSIEDKKTDTDLEDSLKTQHLQGSESLQVTHNVEEERNEESPMEVEVDTVQKTETEDTKSKSLGLSPHKEGQRQERSETNMDDASLQESDSQDLQSAEMLESVGICTENVPCDPSVDALVPPNETTEKLQTSEEEAAPQASESVENVTEKQNDDLDSNHHERPVPVEDAAEDSHSTSFGQNQMECLDVVPDFSKEEEESASIKEGQSTNEHTEASAGDDITPLQESDKDGKTQSVECQDEEETETANDENNVVANLVDVCNTSVLSESTSKDAFLDSPAKQNDLEAVMETDVIHSPSSGRTKGTWSPSASPSTSILKKGQKRPLEDETPSPLVKSRRVSFANPIQHQEVADDIDRRSPAIRTSSPRRSKVSSVPQPKYVTTPTKGLLVFSPRNLHSPGYKSSKKCLISEMSQEPRPVSRDCIYPALVGCSAPVEAVLPQISSNMWSRGFGQLVRARNIKTVGDLSALTPSEIKALPIRSPKISNVKKALKIYEQQRKGRGGDELKSFDETEMMTSELEETSAPQNQDEEDKTSGETLATELMDEPVSDDGRPEQESSGNPTPDTLVGQRRPAGHPEGLLSEVEALTCRMTPLELGYCSPQQLVQMHDQLGGMMRRVVVELQTRLCQTDGKP